From Opitutales bacterium, a single genomic window includes:
- a CDS encoding alpha-ketoacid dehydrogenase subunit beta, translating to MRRVLYNKALNEALAEEMERDERVILMGEDIGLYGGVFKVTSGLWERFGGERVIDTPISETGFLGAALGAAMNGYRPVVEIMWIDFTLVAADQIINQIAKARYMSGGQVKVPLVIRTQMGGFRGNGAQHSQCLEALFAHIPGLKVVIPSTPSDAKRLLKASIRDDDPVLFIEHKMLYPMSGDISDEDDIEEIGKGKVVREGTDATIVSWSRCLHFALDAAEQLSREGKEVEVVDVRSLVPLDEPLIFESVRKTNRLVVAHEPHRRYGPGAELVAQIQEHCFDYLDAPIVRVGAWDCPIPYSRELEKQVLPGEESILQAVREVLDTRAQ from the coding sequence ATGAGGCGTGTGCTATATAATAAGGCCCTAAACGAGGCTCTAGCAGAAGAGATGGAGCGTGATGAGCGTGTCATTTTGATGGGAGAGGACATAGGGCTTTACGGAGGTGTTTTCAAGGTGACGAGCGGGTTGTGGGAGCGTTTCGGGGGAGAGCGTGTAATAGACACGCCTATTTCGGAAACTGGCTTTTTAGGAGCAGCTTTGGGCGCTGCGATGAATGGCTATCGTCCTGTGGTGGAAATCATGTGGATCGATTTTACGCTTGTGGCGGCAGATCAGATTATAAATCAAATCGCCAAGGCTAGATATATGAGTGGAGGGCAAGTAAAGGTGCCCCTCGTGATAAGAACCCAAATGGGTGGATTTCGAGGCAATGGTGCTCAGCATTCTCAGTGTCTCGAAGCCTTGTTCGCCCATATTCCAGGACTCAAGGTGGTGATTCCCTCGACTCCCAGCGATGCGAAGAGGCTATTAAAAGCATCGATTCGGGATGATGATCCGGTTTTGTTTATTGAGCATAAGATGCTTTATCCGATGAGTGGCGACATCTCTGACGAGGACGATATTGAAGAGATCGGAAAGGGGAAGGTTGTGCGAGAGGGGACCGATGCGACAATCGTCAGTTGGTCGCGTTGTCTACACTTTGCTTTGGATGCTGCTGAGCAGTTGTCACGAGAGGGTAAGGAGGTCGAGGTGGTCGATGTGAGGAGCTTAGTTCCGCTCGATGAACCGTTGATTTTTGAGTCGGTGCGCAAGACCAATCGTTTGGTCGTCGCCCATGAGCCTCATCGTCGTTATGGTCCCGGAGCAGAGTTGGTGGCCCAGATTCAAGAGCATTGTTTCGATTATTTAGATGCCCCGATCGTGCGTGTGGGTGCATGGGACTGTCCGATTCCCTACAGCCGGGAGCTAGAGAAGCAGGTATTACCCGGCGAAGAGTCTATATTACAGGCCGTGCGTGAGGTGTTAGATACACGAGCTCAGTGA
- a CDS encoding VOC family protein — MILEPWHFSWTVSDLEKSVVFYTELLGFELVHEQVQQNAYTEKLVGYAGAHLKVAMLKLPGHHPGMSGHMLELLEYVSPKGETYTEGTNHVLAAHLALCTDNIHAQHDRLSQAGVKFVSEPVALTAGRNAGGYACYFRDPDGFTLELLQPPASVLSSARVGETA, encoded by the coding sequence ATGATCTTAGAGCCCTGGCATTTTTCATGGACGGTTTCTGACCTGGAGAAGTCTGTCGTGTTCTACACGGAGCTATTAGGCTTCGAATTAGTTCACGAGCAAGTGCAGCAAAACGCATACACTGAAAAATTAGTGGGTTATGCGGGTGCTCACTTGAAGGTCGCGATGTTGAAGCTGCCAGGCCATCACCCTGGGATGAGTGGTCATATGCTTGAACTGTTGGAATATGTATCTCCGAAAGGCGAAACGTATACCGAAGGAACCAATCATGTCTTGGCGGCTCACTTAGCTTTGTGCACGGATAATATTCATGCACAGCACGACAGGTTATCTCAGGCCGGGGTAAAATTCGTATCTGAGCCAGTGGCACTGACTGCTGGCAGGAATGCGGGAGGGTATGCGTGTTATTTCCGCGACCCAGATGGTTTTACCTTAGAATTACTTCAGCCGCCTGCGAGTGTATTAAGCTCTGCGCGCGTTGGAGAAACAGCATAA
- the fliF gene encoding flagellar M-ring protein FliF, with amino-acid sequence MGNFIQQFSKIWTSLGINQKVSIILSVAGVLIGMAAIMFWSSRPRMQLLYGRLDAREMAEVVRVVEESGVEYQLQQSGSAIFVPDSQVHGIRMRLAAEGIPNGGTVGFEIFDKGNFGISDFVQRTNYLRAIQGELGRTISQLRGVRSARVMVVIPENRMILNENNSGASASVFVDTGGAMLDEGAVSSIRFLVANAVEGLDVQEVAVVDSMGNALSQDLGNEGLVGGASGQFKHQQKLESYYANKIESMLTPIVGLGNVIARVSVELDTSTQTLSEELFDPEGSVVRNQSVTEDTSTSSNETGGTAAGLTSNLPDGENISSRPRETSQDERTTRTINYEINRTIRETVQMPGGIANIQAAVLIASIMDGDAADAQPVARDQAQLDKIRQMVINSLGIIPAPGANLDELVTIAEKPFVMPVIAPPAEQSPLMMNWSEIARNAVGVGIAVVMFAMFLRMLKRYKPDSIDVEVMEERNAAAAQKQLEVAEGAAHITPEFLNELIQERPENISTALKNWVGANQKR; translated from the coding sequence GTGGGCAATTTCATTCAGCAGTTTTCTAAAATCTGGACCTCACTCGGGATCAATCAAAAGGTCTCGATCATCCTCTCTGTCGCAGGCGTGCTCATTGGTATGGCTGCCATCATGTTTTGGTCATCTCGTCCTCGGATGCAGTTGCTCTATGGTCGGCTCGATGCACGGGAAATGGCCGAAGTCGTTCGCGTCGTGGAAGAGTCGGGAGTCGAATATCAGCTGCAGCAAAGCGGTTCTGCTATTTTTGTTCCGGACTCCCAAGTCCATGGAATCCGTATGCGCTTGGCGGCAGAGGGCATTCCGAACGGGGGGACAGTCGGCTTTGAGATTTTTGATAAAGGGAACTTCGGTATCTCAGACTTTGTTCAGCGCACAAACTACCTGAGAGCTATTCAGGGTGAGTTGGGCCGTACCATCTCTCAGCTCCGCGGTGTGCGCAGTGCTCGTGTTATGGTGGTGATCCCGGAGAACCGCATGATCTTGAACGAGAACAACTCGGGCGCTTCAGCTTCTGTGTTTGTCGATACCGGGGGAGCCATGCTCGACGAAGGGGCAGTGTCCAGCATCCGCTTTCTTGTGGCCAACGCTGTCGAGGGCCTGGATGTCCAAGAAGTCGCTGTCGTCGACAGTATGGGGAACGCCCTGTCTCAGGACCTCGGAAACGAGGGCCTGGTTGGCGGGGCTTCCGGGCAGTTTAAGCACCAGCAAAAGCTGGAAAGCTACTATGCCAATAAAATCGAATCGATGCTCACACCGATTGTTGGACTGGGCAACGTGATCGCGCGTGTTTCAGTTGAGCTGGATACTTCGACACAAACGCTCTCTGAGGAACTCTTCGATCCCGAGGGTTCTGTCGTGCGCAATCAATCCGTCACCGAGGACACATCCACATCATCTAATGAGACAGGGGGCACCGCTGCCGGTCTGACCAGTAACCTCCCGGACGGGGAAAATATTTCCTCGCGCCCCCGTGAAACCTCACAAGACGAGCGTACTACACGCACCATAAATTATGAGATAAACCGTACTATACGCGAGACAGTCCAGATGCCTGGAGGGATCGCTAATATTCAGGCAGCCGTCCTAATCGCCTCGATTATGGATGGAGACGCGGCGGACGCTCAGCCCGTGGCTCGTGACCAGGCCCAGCTGGACAAGATTCGCCAGATGGTGATCAATTCACTCGGCATCATCCCTGCGCCTGGGGCCAATTTAGACGAACTTGTAACTATTGCAGAAAAGCCATTTGTCATGCCGGTCATTGCTCCGCCAGCTGAGCAGAGTCCACTTATGATGAACTGGAGCGAAATTGCGCGTAACGCGGTTGGCGTGGGTATCGCAGTGGTCATGTTCGCTATGTTTCTGCGGATGCTCAAACGCTACAAACCCGATTCGATCGACGTTGAAGTCATGGAGGAGCGCAATGCCGCCGCCGCTCAGAAACAACTCGAGGTCGCTGAAGGGGCAGCACACATCACTCCAGAATTTCTCAACGAGCTGATTCAAGAACGTCCAGAAAACATTAGCACGGCCCTTAAGAATTGGGTCGGTGCCAACCAGAAGCGATAG
- the fliG gene encoding flagellar motor switch protein FliG, whose amino-acid sequence MTQQNFEPIEYDQCNKIQKIALFLIVIGPEAAAALINHFEDHEVEAICREITKYQMIEKDLKDKVLNEFSDVIMSSLGSVLGGSGFAHRTLELAKGDFKANSLLSRLSPIGNSLEVIKEIGDMEPRQIYNLIRDEQSQTIAFIISYLNINKAAEVIEMLSPEIREEVVERLGAMEMTSLEHVAKVVQTIKRHLDIKQKTSRHQSGGVRTVADLLNLLDKDVSKCLLATLEERNPALGMQIKRKMFSFDDLAGLEVSDLQRITREIDMQDLVVAMKSANSTLQGSIYGSVSKRAAETLKEEIEMLGPVRLKEVEAAQDRIIQIVRRLEEEGEIQLDGGADGGVLM is encoded by the coding sequence ATGACCCAACAAAATTTCGAGCCAATCGAATACGATCAGTGTAATAAAATACAAAAGATTGCGCTGTTTCTGATCGTCATTGGACCGGAGGCTGCGGCGGCACTAATCAATCATTTTGAAGACCATGAAGTAGAGGCCATTTGCCGCGAGATCACCAAGTATCAAATGATCGAGAAAGACCTGAAGGACAAGGTCCTCAATGAGTTCTCGGACGTCATTATGAGTAGTTTGGGATCCGTGCTCGGTGGCTCTGGCTTTGCCCACCGCACTCTCGAGTTGGCGAAGGGAGACTTTAAAGCTAATTCCCTGTTGAGCCGCCTGTCGCCGATTGGGAACTCCCTTGAGGTGATCAAAGAGATCGGCGACATGGAGCCGCGGCAGATTTATAATCTAATACGCGACGAGCAGTCTCAAACGATCGCGTTTATTATAAGCTATCTCAATATCAACAAGGCGGCCGAAGTGATCGAGATGTTGTCTCCGGAGATACGCGAAGAGGTGGTGGAGCGTTTAGGTGCCATGGAGATGACCTCGCTTGAGCACGTGGCCAAGGTGGTTCAAACGATTAAGCGTCACCTCGATATCAAGCAGAAGACAAGTCGTCACCAAAGTGGCGGCGTACGGACAGTGGCAGACCTCCTCAACTTGCTCGACAAAGATGTGTCAAAGTGCTTGCTCGCCACACTGGAAGAGCGCAATCCCGCATTGGGCATGCAGATCAAGCGGAAGATGTTCAGCTTCGACGATTTGGCGGGTCTGGAAGTCAGCGACTTACAGCGCATCACCCGCGAGATCGATATGCAGGATCTCGTAGTAGCTATGAAATCTGCCAACTCCACGTTGCAGGGATCTATCTATGGATCGGTATCCAAGCGTGCAGCCGAGACACTGAAGGAGGAGATCGAGATGCTGGGGCCGGTTCGACTCAAGGAGGTCGAGGCAGCGCAGGATCGGATTATCCAGATTGTCCGCCGTCTCGAAGAAGAGGGCGAAATTCAACTCGATGGAGGAGCAGACGGTGGCGTTCTCATGTAA
- a CDS encoding thiamine pyrophosphate-dependent dehydrogenase E1 component subunit alpha — MDEHRVRFYERMYLIRRYEEEAIELYKEGLIGGSIHPAVGQEAVAVGVCEALAIEDQITFTYRGRSWFLAKGGDGAKMLSEVLGKGHGICQGKGGPMHLCDPALGILGANGIVGAGAPIAAGAGLAAQLDAAKLGATDLPRIAVTVFGDGATNQGAVHEALNLAAVWKLPVMFICENNLYGEMTPLEDSVAVDRLTERARGHGVRGIRIDGNEVEEVYRVVSKERKRMLKGGGPVFIEAMTYRLLGHMIGDQEVYRRKEEVEEWTARDPVKTYRDGLSSKGADTELKLKAAEDRVEEELKRSVDWARSGVELPLEQITEDVFSS; from the coding sequence ATGGATGAGCACCGTGTCCGTTTCTATGAACGGATGTATTTAATCCGAAGATATGAAGAGGAGGCGATAGAGCTGTACAAAGAGGGACTCATCGGCGGGTCCATCCACCCGGCTGTGGGTCAAGAGGCTGTGGCAGTAGGAGTGTGCGAGGCCTTGGCTATTGAGGATCAAATTACCTTTACGTATCGAGGCCGGAGTTGGTTTCTGGCTAAGGGTGGTGACGGAGCCAAGATGTTGAGTGAAGTGTTGGGAAAGGGGCACGGCATCTGTCAGGGTAAGGGAGGTCCGATGCATCTATGTGATCCGGCGCTGGGTATTTTGGGCGCCAATGGAATTGTCGGTGCCGGAGCACCTATTGCTGCGGGAGCTGGTTTGGCGGCGCAATTGGATGCTGCCAAGCTGGGTGCTACAGATCTGCCCAGGATCGCAGTGACTGTCTTTGGAGATGGAGCGACGAATCAGGGGGCGGTCCATGAGGCTTTGAATTTGGCTGCTGTTTGGAAGCTTCCAGTGATGTTTATCTGCGAAAACAATCTTTATGGTGAAATGACTCCTTTAGAGGACTCAGTTGCGGTGGACCGGTTAACGGAGCGTGCTCGGGGGCATGGGGTGAGAGGAATTCGGATCGACGGAAATGAGGTCGAGGAGGTGTATAGAGTCGTTTCAAAAGAGCGAAAGCGGATGTTGAAAGGGGGCGGTCCTGTCTTCATCGAAGCTATGACTTATCGGTTGCTGGGACACATGATAGGCGACCAAGAAGTCTATCGCCGCAAAGAGGAGGTCGAGGAATGGACAGCACGTGACCCGGTGAAGACTTATCGCGATGGATTGTCCTCAAAGGGGGCAGATACCGAGCTTAAACTAAAGGCAGCTGAGGACAGGGTGGAAGAAGAGTTAAAGCGTTCTGTCGATTGGGCACGCTCTGGAGTGGAGTTACCTTTAGAACAAATTACTGAAGATGTCTTTTCATCATAG
- a CDS encoding FliI/YscN family ATPase, with product MIDLLAERKSWIHSRLDGLNPVEKVGRVVRVSGLLIESEGPDVAVGDICELKSGRKSESTMAEVVGFRDQTVLLMPLTDMGNIHPGCATVLAPGQNRIPVGNALLGRVIDGQGRPLDERGPLRCDFEDRILNASAPNPMSRQGIDKIFQTGVRSIDAFTPLGVGQRVGIFAGSGVGKSTLLGMIARGSAADVNVIALVGERGRELREFIEQDLGEEGMKKSVVVVSTSDHSAPLRLRAALLATSVAESFRDQGANVMLMMDSVTRFAMAQREVGLTVGEPPTSRGYTPSVFALLPRLLERAGNSDRGSITGIYTVLVEGDDMNEPVADAVRGILDGHIVLRRKLAAANHFPPVDVLDSVSRLTRRICSEEEQALMAEARDLLALYRENEDLIQVGAYTQGTQPRLDRAIQRHDPLMQFLKQHFDYLEARDDTIAQLKGALA from the coding sequence ATGATTGATCTTTTGGCAGAGCGTAAAAGCTGGATTCACAGCCGCCTCGATGGCCTAAATCCGGTTGAAAAAGTGGGCCGCGTGGTGCGTGTTTCTGGATTACTCATTGAAAGCGAAGGTCCTGATGTCGCGGTCGGCGACATTTGTGAGCTCAAGTCCGGTCGCAAATCTGAGTCTACCATGGCAGAGGTGGTGGGATTTCGTGACCAAACGGTTCTCTTGATGCCGTTGACAGATATGGGAAATATTCACCCAGGCTGTGCGACTGTGCTGGCACCTGGGCAGAATCGAATTCCTGTGGGAAATGCGTTGTTAGGTCGAGTGATCGATGGTCAAGGGCGGCCCCTAGATGAAAGAGGCCCGCTGCGTTGCGACTTTGAGGATCGAATTCTGAATGCAAGCGCCCCCAACCCTATGAGCCGCCAGGGAATCGATAAGATCTTCCAGACAGGTGTGCGCTCAATCGATGCATTTACGCCCTTGGGCGTCGGACAGCGTGTCGGAATTTTTGCCGGTAGTGGGGTCGGTAAATCGACGCTTCTCGGTATGATCGCTCGCGGAAGCGCTGCCGATGTCAATGTGATCGCCCTCGTCGGTGAACGGGGTCGCGAGCTCAGGGAATTTATAGAGCAAGATCTGGGGGAGGAAGGGATGAAGAAGAGCGTGGTGGTGGTATCGACTTCGGATCACTCTGCGCCCCTTCGATTGAGAGCTGCATTATTGGCCACAAGTGTTGCTGAGTCTTTCAGAGATCAGGGCGCCAACGTCATGTTGATGATGGATAGCGTGACGCGCTTTGCTATGGCGCAGCGCGAGGTCGGCTTGACTGTGGGCGAACCGCCTACGAGCCGAGGTTACACCCCGTCAGTATTCGCTTTGCTACCCAGGCTTTTAGAACGTGCGGGTAACAGTGATCGCGGCTCCATTACCGGTATTTATACGGTTCTTGTTGAGGGGGATGATATGAATGAACCCGTTGCCGATGCCGTACGTGGTATCTTGGATGGACATATCGTACTTCGGCGTAAGTTGGCAGCAGCAAACCATTTCCCACCGGTCGATGTTCTCGACAGTGTCAGTCGGTTAACGCGACGCATATGCAGTGAAGAAGAGCAGGCGCTGATGGCGGAAGCCCGCGACCTCTTGGCGCTCTACAGAGAGAATGAAGACCTGATCCAGGTAGGCGCCTACACCCAGGGGACTCAGCCCAGATTGGATCGAGCCATCCAGAGACATGACCCTTTGATGCAATTTCTAAAACAACACTTCGACTACCTGGAAGCAAGGGATGATACCATAGCACAATTAAAAGGAGCATTAGCATGA
- the flgC gene encoding flagellar basal body rod protein FlgC has translation MSLIPGIDATKSALDAERLRLDIIAQNIANAQTTRDFDGQAYQRRVVVFEQAMNNAQSTNGADAVQKIKVSEIGVDETPGPQIYDPQHPHANEEGMVQMPNVQLSREMVDLITATRAYEANLKVVSASRQMASKALEIGRG, from the coding sequence ATGTCGCTGATTCCTGGCATTGATGCCACAAAGTCCGCCCTTGATGCCGAGCGTCTACGGTTAGACATCATCGCCCAAAATATCGCCAATGCGCAAACGACCCGCGATTTCGACGGTCAAGCGTATCAGCGGCGGGTTGTCGTCTTCGAACAGGCCATGAACAATGCCCAGAGTACGAATGGGGCCGATGCTGTTCAGAAGATCAAGGTGTCCGAAATTGGGGTAGACGAGACGCCCGGTCCCCAAATTTACGATCCCCAGCATCCCCACGCTAATGAAGAGGGGATGGTACAAATGCCCAACGTGCAGCTGTCGCGTGAGATGGTAGACCTCATCACTGCCACCCGCGCTTACGAGGCCAATCTAAAAGTAGTGTCTGCCTCCCGCCAGATGGCCAGCAAAGCCCTTGAAATCGGGCGCGGCTAG
- the flgB gene encoding flagellar basal body rod protein FlgB codes for MLEALHNRANYQIAKQMMDVTHERHKALASNIANFENPGYKRIEVARAFQAELHKAVAAKDIERIKELRPTLEVDPRNLPERADGNNVSLESELLEMNQNSLRHDFAQQMVSSSIKRLNMAIKGQNM; via the coding sequence ATGCTTGAAGCACTGCATAACCGAGCCAACTACCAGATCGCCAAACAGATGATGGATGTGACCCACGAGCGGCACAAGGCCCTGGCGAGTAACATAGCAAATTTCGAAAACCCTGGATACAAGCGCATCGAAGTGGCGCGAGCCTTTCAAGCCGAGCTGCACAAGGCAGTCGCTGCAAAGGATATCGAGCGCATCAAGGAATTGCGCCCGACGCTGGAGGTAGATCCTCGGAACCTCCCAGAACGTGCAGATGGCAATAACGTTAGCCTTGAAAGTGAGTTACTGGAAATGAATCAGAATTCCCTCCGCCATGATTTCGCTCAACAGATGGTGAGCAGCTCAATCAAACGTCTCAACATGGCCATCAAGGGCCAAAACATGTGA
- the fliE gene encoding flagellar hook-basal body complex protein FliE, with the protein MGIVSGDRAQLPTGRTLDPGRGVSDFLNEVNSMRKHGAAMAHEVMAGESDNLHQSMIAMQEAGVAFNLMVEVRNKLMDSYQELMRMSI; encoded by the coding sequence ATGGGCATTGTGAGTGGGGACCGAGCGCAACTCCCAACAGGGCGGACGCTCGATCCAGGAAGAGGGGTATCTGACTTTCTTAATGAAGTAAACTCCATGCGTAAACACGGTGCCGCGATGGCCCACGAGGTGATGGCAGGAGAGAGCGACAATTTACACCAAAGCATGATCGCGATGCAGGAAGCTGGAGTCGCCTTCAACCTGATGGTCGAAGTGCGTAACAAACTGATGGATTCATACCAAGAACTGATGCGCATGAGCATCTAA
- a CDS encoding muconolactone Delta-isomerase family protein translates to MLFHCQIHINLSDNISAEATDNLYSKEFQQGTRLMESGKLVSIWRISGKRANISLYDVRDRVELDECLRSLPLYTFMEIVITELETHPLTHRSGLP, encoded by the coding sequence ATGCTGTTTCATTGTCAGATACACATTAATTTGTCGGACAACATTTCCGCCGAGGCGACTGACAATCTATATTCTAAGGAATTTCAGCAGGGAACGCGTTTGATGGAGTCGGGTAAGTTGGTGTCTATCTGGAGGATTTCTGGAAAAAGAGCCAATATTTCGTTATATGATGTAAGAGATCGCGTTGAGCTCGATGAGTGTCTGAGGTCGCTGCCACTGTATACTTTTATGGAGATTGTCATTACCGAGCTGGAGACTCATCCGCTTACTCATCGGTCTGGTTTACCATGA